One region of Hymenobacter sediminicola genomic DNA includes:
- the atpB gene encoding F0F1 ATP synthase subunit A: MKRLFVALFCLLSFSVSAQDQTVSKHEANEKEGFNAGELILHHIGDAHEWHFFGEAGEGAHFTLPLPIIAYQPAKGVSVFSSHHLYPEGTVHEGLKLEHETLEATDGSKVYDLSITKNVASMLISVALLLIVFFSVSAGYRKNHGRAPKGVQSFFEPIIIFVRDEVAKKAIGPKYERYLPYLLTIFFFIWFNNLLGLLPGAANLTGNLAVTFLFAFITLCITTFSSNKYYWSHIFWTPGVPLWLRPIMIPVELIGVISKPFSLMVRLFANITAGHIIILSFIALIFIFNTIGIAPLSIAFGLFINVLELLVAILQAYIFTLLTAMYIGGAVEEHHDHDYGIGGDDADAPAHVSGHSAH, encoded by the coding sequence ATGAAGCGTTTATTTGTAGCCCTTTTCTGCTTGCTCTCGTTCTCGGTTTCCGCCCAGGACCAGACCGTCTCCAAACACGAGGCAAATGAGAAGGAAGGCTTCAATGCTGGGGAGTTGATTCTCCATCACATCGGCGACGCGCACGAGTGGCACTTTTTCGGGGAAGCCGGTGAAGGGGCACACTTCACGCTGCCGCTACCCATCATTGCTTACCAGCCCGCTAAAGGCGTATCGGTATTCTCTTCGCATCACCTCTACCCAGAAGGCACCGTGCATGAAGGCCTCAAGCTAGAGCACGAAACGCTGGAAGCTACGGATGGCAGCAAAGTATACGACCTGTCCATCACGAAAAACGTAGCATCGATGCTGATTAGCGTTGCTCTGCTACTGATTGTGTTCTTCTCCGTATCGGCCGGATATCGCAAAAACCACGGCCGGGCTCCCAAGGGTGTACAGTCTTTCTTCGAGCCGATTATCATTTTCGTGCGCGACGAAGTAGCCAAGAAGGCCATCGGCCCGAAGTACGAGCGGTATCTGCCGTACCTGCTGACTATCTTCTTCTTTATCTGGTTCAACAACCTGCTGGGCCTGCTGCCGGGCGCTGCCAACCTTACCGGTAATCTGGCCGTAACCTTTTTGTTTGCTTTTATTACGCTGTGCATCACGACGTTCAGCTCCAATAAGTATTACTGGTCGCACATTTTCTGGACGCCCGGTGTTCCGCTCTGGCTACGCCCGATTATGATTCCGGTTGAGTTGATTGGTGTCATCTCGAAACCCTTCTCTCTGATGGTTCGACTGTTTGCCAACATCACGGCTGGTCACATCATCATTCTGAGCTTCATTGCACTGATCTTCATCTTCAATACCATTGGTATTGCGCCGCTGTCTATTGCCTTTGGTCTGTTCATCAACGTGTTGGAGCTGCTGGTCGCTATCCTGCAGGCGTACATCTTCACGCTGCTCACCGCTATGTACATTGGCGGCGCAGTAGAAGAGCACCATGACCATGACTATGGCATCGGTGGCGACGACGCTGACGCACCGGCTCACGTTTCGGGCCATTCGGCACACTAA
- the atpE gene encoding ATP synthase F0 subunit C, with the protein MLLSLLLQVVNAVGLAVMGAGIGAGLAILGAGLGIGRIGGSAMEAIGRQPEASGKIQTAMLIVAALVEGAALFAVVVCLLIALKLQ; encoded by the coding sequence ATGCTGCTCTCTCTGTTGCTGCAGGTTGTTAATGCTGTTGGTCTGGCTGTAATGGGTGCCGGTATCGGTGCCGGTCTGGCTATTCTGGGTGCTGGTCTGGGTATCGGCCGCATCGGTGGCTCGGCCATGGAAGCCATCGGCCGTCAGCCGGAAGCCTCCGGCAAAATCCAGACCGCTATGCTGATCGTGGCCGCTCTGGTTGAAGGTGCTGCTCTGTTCGCAGTAGTAGTCTGCCTGCTGATTGCTCTGAAGCTTCAGTAG
- a CDS encoding AtpZ/AtpI family protein produces the protein MSDMPTPDSQPPRGGNFARFTGLGFQMLATIGVCTWLGIWLDGRFGSSPWGTVVLTLLGVFTAMYFVIREVSDK, from the coding sequence ATGTCTGACATGCCCACTCCCGATTCTCAGCCGCCCCGTGGGGGCAACTTTGCCCGTTTCACAGGTCTCGGATTCCAGATGCTGGCTACAATAGGTGTCTGTACGTGGCTGGGTATCTGGCTCGATGGCCGTTTTGGCAGCAGTCCGTGGGGTACGGTAGTGCTTACACTGCTGGGCGTGTTTACGGCCATGTATTTTGTAATACGAGAGGTGTCCGATAAGTAA
- a CDS encoding tetratricopeptide repeat protein: MTVSYFSHLLTRPLAVLLLLAGVGGCASERRSVVGHAYDNVVARDNAYFLAREKMRETEEKLYTARQNDYNRVLPLFPTMDEASAKTVATDMEDVVKKASLPIQHRAASDWTDDAYILIGKSRFYTMEYEDAAKTFKYVNSTSKDPNAKHEALIWLMRTFVTTKEFENAKAVSDLLDKEEGREANAKELFLTRADYYIKVEEPAKAIENLEKAIPLIEQKNEQSRTRYILAQLYQNQGEDKKAYAELNRILKKNPPYELDFFAKLMLGQVSDLNNTDKARLDKYFAKLLKDSKNKEYRDKIYYEMARLDYRQQRYTEALKLLEQSARATSTNRAQKSYTYLLAGRIYYENLQKYRLAAAYYDSTVQNLPKEAPGYAATAERASILKDFAQQYTIIETQDSLQALARLDTAALRTRLLAFADAELTARRKEADALAAKQELESRRQTATGPSSSRDLQTGIDPEDFINGSTGVKWYFDNPTSLSTARADFIRKWGDRPLQDNWRTVSVASSSPVTERGGSVPVSIAGANKTNVTAGATNGVGQAIEDPAVQQRDLVAKYRQALPLTPDLMKASEQQVEEALFALGGIYNQQLREPVPAAQTYEKLTTRFTASKHLPETYYSLYLIYKEQNELAKAELYAQRLRQDFPNTAYARLAADPEYLRRTSLVNQEVAVHVDSAFVFYKAQEFKKASAVLARTKKRYPENDLNDRMAYLNALIAMRTQPPLVAKATLEKFTKDYPATPLGNDARNFLNSYKKYEAGEIVGALASTQKPVVSIFRPGEVNNRMRIYYAENETPASVAPSVVPAKQPETPKPKEPTIPANKTETPKDSTAAVSSTKVESTKAEPAVDPVKAARMAAAQARARGKKTPKAPTPSKSAVPATDSAAARAGAAPTNTATPSVPAPTTTAPAPTVAATPPMPASPYAAVPAAGHAVVLVFPKGAAPAQTLPAQLGTYNSRYYQASKLQVLQQVLGDSLDLIVVQSLPNAKVAQSYALKLRSPQSPLSKLRGAGYQTLIIGIDNLPVLLQRRNVEEYQRFYQQTYSK; encoded by the coding sequence TTGACTGTATCCTACTTTTCCCATTTGCTCACCCGACCACTGGCAGTCCTGCTTCTCCTGGCGGGCGTAGGCGGTTGCGCTTCTGAGCGACGTAGTGTGGTAGGCCATGCCTACGACAACGTGGTGGCCCGCGACAATGCCTATTTCCTGGCCCGTGAGAAAATGCGGGAGACAGAGGAAAAGCTCTATACTGCCCGCCAGAACGACTACAACCGGGTGCTACCTCTTTTTCCGACAATGGATGAGGCCAGTGCCAAGACGGTAGCCACGGATATGGAGGATGTGGTGAAGAAGGCCTCGCTACCGATTCAGCACCGCGCTGCCTCCGACTGGACGGATGATGCCTACATCCTTATTGGTAAGAGCCGCTTCTATACGATGGAGTATGAGGATGCGGCCAAAACCTTCAAGTATGTCAACAGCACCAGCAAAGACCCCAATGCCAAGCATGAGGCGCTGATTTGGCTGATGCGCACTTTCGTGACCACCAAAGAGTTTGAAAACGCCAAGGCCGTATCGGACCTGCTGGATAAGGAAGAGGGCCGCGAGGCAAATGCCAAGGAACTGTTTCTGACCCGTGCTGACTATTATATTAAGGTAGAGGAGCCAGCCAAAGCCATTGAGAACTTAGAGAAGGCTATTCCGCTGATTGAGCAGAAAAACGAACAGTCGCGCACACGCTACATCTTGGCGCAACTCTACCAGAACCAGGGTGAGGACAAGAAAGCGTACGCCGAACTGAACCGCATTCTGAAGAAAAACCCACCTTACGAACTGGATTTCTTCGCCAAGCTGATGCTGGGTCAAGTGTCAGACCTCAACAATACAGACAAGGCCCGGCTGGACAAGTATTTCGCCAAGCTGCTGAAGGACTCCAAAAACAAGGAGTACCGCGACAAGATCTATTATGAAATGGCGCGCCTCGACTACCGGCAGCAACGCTACACTGAAGCCCTGAAATTGCTGGAACAGTCGGCGCGGGCAACTTCCACCAACCGGGCCCAAAAGTCCTACACCTACCTGCTGGCTGGCCGCATTTACTACGAAAACCTGCAGAAGTACCGGCTGGCTGCCGCGTACTATGACAGCACAGTGCAAAACCTTCCGAAGGAAGCACCGGGATATGCTGCTACAGCTGAACGGGCTTCCATTCTAAAGGATTTTGCCCAGCAGTACACCATCATCGAAACACAGGATAGCCTACAAGCACTAGCTCGTTTGGATACGGCAGCCCTGCGCACTCGTCTGTTGGCGTTTGCTGATGCTGAATTGACTGCTCGCCGCAAAGAGGCAGATGCTTTAGCGGCTAAGCAGGAATTGGAGAGCCGCCGCCAAACGGCCACGGGCCCCAGTTCTTCCCGTGACCTGCAGACTGGTATCGACCCCGAAGATTTTATCAACGGCAGTACCGGCGTAAAATGGTATTTCGACAATCCGACGTCGTTGAGTACTGCCCGAGCCGACTTTATCCGGAAATGGGGCGACCGGCCCTTGCAGGATAACTGGCGAACGGTGAGCGTAGCTAGTTCCTCGCCTGTAACAGAACGTGGCGGCAGCGTGCCAGTGAGCATTGCGGGGGCGAACAAAACCAACGTAACAGCAGGCGCGACAAACGGAGTGGGCCAGGCCATAGAAGATCCAGCTGTGCAGCAGCGTGACCTAGTGGCTAAATACCGCCAAGCCTTGCCACTTACTCCCGACCTGATGAAGGCATCGGAGCAGCAGGTAGAGGAGGCGTTGTTTGCGTTGGGTGGCATCTACAATCAGCAGCTTCGGGAGCCGGTGCCTGCCGCGCAGACCTATGAGAAGCTTACCACTCGTTTTACGGCCAGCAAGCACCTGCCAGAAACGTATTACAGCCTCTATCTGATCTATAAAGAGCAGAATGAACTGGCAAAAGCGGAGCTGTATGCGCAGCGCCTGCGGCAGGACTTTCCGAATACGGCCTACGCACGCCTAGCCGCCGACCCAGAGTATCTGCGCCGCACGTCGCTGGTGAATCAGGAGGTAGCGGTACACGTCGATTCGGCTTTCGTGTTCTATAAGGCGCAGGAGTTCAAGAAAGCCTCTGCCGTATTGGCTCGCACCAAGAAACGCTACCCCGAAAACGACCTGAACGACCGGATGGCCTACCTCAACGCTTTGATTGCTATGCGGACTCAGCCGCCGCTGGTAGCCAAAGCCACGTTGGAGAAGTTTACCAAAGATTACCCTGCAACCCCGCTGGGCAATGATGCCCGCAACTTCCTGAACTCCTACAAAAAGTATGAGGCAGGCGAAATCGTAGGCGCTTTAGCATCTACTCAAAAGCCGGTAGTATCCATTTTTCGCCCCGGCGAGGTGAATAACCGGATGCGCATTTATTACGCAGAGAATGAAACGCCTGCCAGCGTAGCCCCTTCGGTAGTTCCTGCCAAACAGCCGGAAACACCCAAACCGAAGGAGCCTACCATTCCGGCTAATAAAACGGAGACTCCTAAAGACAGCACGGCAGCTGTGTCTTCTACGAAAGTAGAATCCACCAAAGCGGAGCCCGCAGTTGACCCTGTGAAAGCAGCCCGCATGGCGGCAGCACAGGCTAGGGCGCGCGGCAAGAAAACGCCTAAGGCACCAACCCCATCCAAATCTGCAGTTCCGGCAACGGACTCAGCCGCCGCTCGGGCTGGTGCCGCCCCAACAAATACCGCCACACCTTCCGTTCCTGCTCCTACTACTACAGCGCCTGCCCCAACAGTAGCTGCTACCCCACCAATGCCGGCCTCGCCTTATGCTGCCGTTCCGGCAGCGGGCCATGCTGTTGTGCTGGTGTTTCCCAAAGGGGCAGCGCCGGCGCAGACCCTACCCGCTCAGCTTGGCACCTACAACAGCCGCTATTACCAAGCCAGCAAGCTACAGGTACTGCAGCAAGTCCTCGGCGACTCTCTGGACCTGATAGTAGTGCAGAGCCTGCCCAATGCCAAAGTAGCGCAGAGCTATGCCCTCAAGCTGCGAAGCCCTCAGTCGCCGCTCAGTAAGCTACGCGGCGCGGGTTACCAAACGCTCATCATCGGTATTGATAATCTGCCAGTGCTGCTGCAGCGCCGCAACGTGGAAGAGTATCAGCGCTTCTACCAACAGACTTACTCCAAATAA
- the uvrC gene encoding excinuclease ABC subunit UvrC, whose translation MAAKEHLQEQIRQLPHRPGVYKYFDDEGIIYVGKAIDLRKRVSSYFTKQDHNKKTQQLVKNIKRIEFTIVDSESDAFLLENNLIKQHQPKYNILLKDGKTYPYLLLTNERFPRLIPTRNKRPGDGRYYGPYANLTAMNVLLEMIRMLYPLRTCTYNLSPENVAAGKFKVCLEYHLGNCKGPCEAKEDEETYQQYIHQIRQILNGDLRLPKQYFREKMTQAAQEMQYEQAHQFKLKLDRLDDFQAKSTIVNASLSNIDVFSIASNEKLAFINYLKVMNGSIILTQSVEVQKKLDEPDDEILAPMIMQMREEFESQSKEILTNVPVPDLPLPGVAIAQPQIGDKRKLLELSIKNVLYLRKEKESMTDRSKDLNEVRIMETAKKDLRLKELPKHIECFDNSNFQGDNPVAAMVCFRNAKPSKKDYRHFHIKTVVGPNDFDSMYEIVTRRYRRLLDEGASLPQLIVVDGGKGQLGMGVKALKDLGIWGQIPIIGIAKRLEEIYVPNDPLPLYIDKKSETLRLIQRMRDEAHRFGITFHRSRRDAATLKTELTDVKGLGPITADKLLTKYKSVKKIKELSEADLTAEIGKAKARVLLDYFSQEATPE comes from the coding sequence ATGGCTGCTAAAGAGCATCTGCAAGAGCAAATTCGCCAGCTCCCCCACCGCCCGGGTGTGTATAAGTACTTCGATGATGAGGGCATCATCTATGTGGGCAAGGCCATCGACCTGCGGAAGCGGGTGAGCAGCTATTTCACTAAGCAAGATCACAACAAGAAGACGCAGCAGCTGGTCAAAAACATCAAGCGCATCGAATTCACGATTGTGGACAGTGAGTCGGATGCGTTTCTGCTGGAAAACAACCTCATCAAGCAGCACCAGCCGAAGTACAACATCCTGCTGAAGGATGGCAAAACTTACCCGTATCTACTGCTCACTAACGAGCGTTTTCCGCGCCTGATTCCAACCCGCAACAAACGCCCCGGCGACGGCCGCTACTACGGCCCCTACGCCAACCTGACGGCCATGAACGTGCTGCTGGAGATGATCCGGATGCTGTATCCGCTGCGTACCTGTACCTACAATCTGTCGCCTGAGAATGTAGCGGCCGGCAAGTTCAAAGTGTGCTTGGAGTACCACCTCGGCAACTGCAAAGGCCCGTGCGAGGCCAAGGAAGATGAGGAAACCTATCAGCAGTACATCCACCAGATCCGGCAGATTCTCAACGGCGACCTGCGCCTGCCCAAGCAGTACTTCCGTGAGAAAATGACGCAAGCGGCTCAAGAAATGCAATATGAGCAGGCCCACCAGTTCAAGCTCAAGTTGGACCGGCTCGATGATTTCCAGGCCAAAAGCACCATTGTCAATGCGTCGTTGTCCAACATCGACGTGTTCAGCATTGCCTCTAATGAGAAGCTAGCCTTTATCAACTACCTCAAAGTGATGAACGGCTCCATTATCCTCACGCAGTCGGTGGAGGTGCAGAAGAAGCTGGATGAGCCCGATGATGAGATTCTGGCCCCCATGATTATGCAGATGCGAGAAGAGTTTGAGAGTCAGTCGAAGGAAATCCTGACCAACGTGCCCGTGCCCGACCTGCCGCTGCCCGGCGTAGCTATTGCGCAGCCCCAGATCGGCGATAAGCGGAAGCTGCTGGAGCTTAGCATCAAGAACGTGCTCTACCTGCGCAAGGAAAAGGAAAGCATGACCGACCGCAGCAAAGACCTCAATGAGGTCCGGATCATGGAAACCGCCAAGAAGGATTTACGCCTGAAAGAGCTGCCTAAGCACATCGAATGCTTCGACAACTCCAACTTCCAGGGCGACAACCCAGTGGCTGCTATGGTGTGTTTCCGTAACGCTAAGCCCAGCAAAAAGGACTACCGCCACTTTCATATCAAAACCGTCGTCGGCCCCAACGACTTCGATTCGATGTACGAAATTGTGACCCGGCGCTACCGCCGCCTCCTAGATGAAGGAGCTTCGCTTCCGCAGCTTATCGTGGTGGATGGTGGCAAGGGCCAGTTGGGTATGGGCGTGAAAGCGCTGAAGGATTTGGGAATCTGGGGTCAGATTCCCATCATCGGTATTGCTAAGCGGCTTGAGGAAATCTACGTTCCCAACGACCCGCTGCCGCTTTATATCGATAAGAAAAGCGAAACACTACGCCTCATCCAGCGCATGCGCGACGAGGCCCACCGGTTCGGTATCACTTTCCACCGCAGCCGCCGCGACGCTGCGACGCTCAAAACTGAGCTGACGGATGTGAAAGGCCTGGGCCCCATTACTGCTGATAAGCTATTGACTAAGTACAAGTCGGTTAAGAAAATAAAAGAGCTTTCTGAAGCTGACCTTACAGCTGAAATAGGCAAAGCCAAAGCCCGGGTTTTACTCGACTATTTCAGCCAGGAAGCTACGCCTGAGTAG
- a CDS encoding penicillin-binding protein 1A → MAYPATKTKANSRKPQRPGRFTALTRTMWLLFGGGVLAFVLFVFAVSINFADLFGQMPNLKTLESPRSELASEVYSADGVLMGKYFRENRTPVSYEELAPTTIDALIATEDARFEVHSGIDPKAMARVASGLIVGGKSGGGSTLSQQLAKMLFRTREDLNDGRLNDVRGLGMVITKTKEWILAVRLERNYTKREILRMYLNTADFGSNAFGINVAAKTFFNKKPKALTLEESALLVGLVNGPSWFNPVRNPERSKKRRNWVLGQMQKANYIDAPTYTAAIEKPIKLDYKVENQNEGIAPYFRTELSKTLRDWAKETEHDLYADGLKIYTTIDSRMQKYAEAAVAEHMKLQQKWFDAHWKGQQPWRDENGRLIANFLSTSMQRTARYQSLNARFDGNKDSIKYHLNKKYKMKVFTWNGGEKEVTMSPMDSLAYYKRLLHSGFMAMNPLNGQIKAWVGGINYKYIKYDHVKQGKRQPGSTFKPFVYVAAIDQGYSPCYQRPDVATTFPAERGRAAYTPRNFEGSFSGRTFTLRQALARSMNSITAWLVQKLGPDVVVSYAKRLGITSPIDAVPAIGFGSSDVSIFEMTGAYSTFVNKGIWTSPMMVTRIEDKNGNVLREFVPQTREALSEETAYLMTYMLRGATEEQGGTSIILKGGFKFPYEMGAKTGTTNNYSDGWFMGLTPDLVCGMWVGGEDRSIHFRTGAYGQGSRLALPLYGIFMKKVYADKNIGISKGAFPKPDTLSVEINCSRYYNGAGQRDTIPYDQKLNQVELDDLNEQDI, encoded by the coding sequence ATGGCTTACCCCGCCACCAAAACCAAGGCTAACTCCCGCAAACCACAACGCCCGGGCCGTTTTACGGCACTCACCCGCACGATGTGGTTGCTGTTCGGCGGCGGTGTACTTGCTTTTGTACTGTTTGTATTCGCAGTTAGCATCAACTTCGCCGACCTGTTTGGGCAGATGCCCAACCTGAAGACTCTCGAAAGCCCCCGTAGCGAGCTAGCATCAGAAGTATACTCTGCCGATGGAGTGCTCATGGGCAAGTACTTCCGTGAGAACCGTACACCAGTCAGCTATGAGGAACTGGCTCCTACAACCATCGATGCCCTTATTGCCACAGAGGATGCGCGCTTTGAGGTGCATTCCGGCATCGACCCCAAGGCTATGGCCCGGGTAGCCTCCGGCCTAATTGTAGGCGGCAAGAGTGGTGGCGGCTCTACGCTCAGCCAGCAGCTAGCCAAAATGCTGTTCCGCACCCGCGAAGACCTGAACGACGGCCGTCTGAACGATGTGCGGGGCCTGGGTATGGTTATCACCAAAACCAAGGAGTGGATTCTGGCAGTGCGCCTGGAGCGAAACTATACCAAGCGCGAAATCCTGCGCATGTATCTCAACACGGCCGATTTCGGGTCCAATGCCTTTGGCATCAATGTAGCGGCCAAAACGTTTTTTAATAAGAAGCCTAAGGCACTTACGCTTGAAGAATCGGCTCTGCTCGTAGGCTTGGTAAACGGTCCGTCGTGGTTTAACCCGGTACGTAACCCGGAACGCTCCAAAAAGCGCCGTAACTGGGTATTGGGCCAGATGCAGAAAGCCAACTACATCGATGCGCCTACCTACACTGCCGCCATCGAGAAGCCCATAAAGCTCGACTATAAGGTAGAAAACCAGAACGAGGGTATTGCTCCGTATTTCCGCACCGAACTCAGCAAAACACTGCGCGACTGGGCCAAGGAAACCGAGCACGACCTATATGCTGACGGACTGAAAATCTACACCACGATTGATTCGCGGATGCAGAAATATGCCGAGGCGGCTGTGGCTGAACATATGAAGCTGCAGCAGAAGTGGTTTGATGCACATTGGAAAGGTCAGCAGCCTTGGCGCGACGAAAATGGCCGCCTGATTGCGAATTTCCTCAGCACTTCCATGCAGCGGACGGCCCGCTACCAGTCGCTCAATGCCCGCTTCGACGGTAACAAGGACTCCATCAAATACCATCTGAACAAGAAGTATAAGATGAAGGTGTTTACTTGGAACGGTGGCGAAAAGGAGGTGACGATGTCGCCGATGGACTCGCTGGCCTACTACAAGCGTCTGCTGCATTCGGGCTTCATGGCCATGAATCCGCTCAACGGCCAGATCAAAGCCTGGGTAGGCGGCATCAACTACAAATACATCAAGTACGACCACGTGAAGCAGGGTAAGCGCCAGCCTGGCTCCACGTTCAAGCCCTTCGTCTACGTAGCTGCCATCGACCAAGGGTACTCCCCCTGCTATCAGCGCCCCGACGTAGCAACGACGTTTCCGGCTGAACGTGGCCGGGCCGCTTATACACCCCGCAACTTCGAGGGCTCATTCTCGGGCCGCACCTTCACGCTACGGCAGGCACTGGCCCGCTCCATGAACTCGATTACGGCGTGGCTCGTGCAGAAACTCGGCCCCGATGTAGTGGTCAGCTATGCCAAACGCCTCGGCATCACCTCCCCTATTGATGCGGTGCCTGCCATCGGCTTCGGCTCTTCTGATGTCAGCATTTTCGAGATGACCGGAGCCTACAGCACGTTCGTCAACAAAGGCATCTGGACTTCCCCCATGATGGTGACGCGTATTGAGGATAAAAACGGCAACGTCTTGCGCGAATTTGTGCCGCAGACCCGGGAGGCCCTCAGTGAAGAAACAGCCTACCTGATGACGTATATGCTGCGCGGCGCTACCGAAGAGCAGGGCGGCACTTCCATTATCCTCAAAGGCGGCTTCAAATTTCCGTATGAAATGGGCGCCAAAACCGGTACTACCAACAACTATTCCGACGGGTGGTTTATGGGCCTTACGCCTGATCTGGTGTGCGGCATGTGGGTGGGCGGGGAAGACCGCAGCATTCACTTCCGCACAGGTGCCTACGGACAGGGCTCACGCTTGGCACTGCCGCTCTATGGTATCTTCATGAAGAAAGTCTACGCCGACAAAAACATCGGCATCAGCAAAGGTGCTTTCCCCAAACCCGATACGCTGAGCGTAGAAATAAACTGTTCACGCTACTACAACGGCGCGGGCCAGCGGGATACCATTCCGTACGACCAGAAACTCAACCAAGTAGAACTGGACGACCTGAATGAACAGGATATTTAA